The genome window AGCCTGCGCCAACCACAGTCACTGCCGCAGGGGATACGGCAGAAATTTTGAATAAACTACGTGCTGAGCTCAAAGCTGGAGAATCAACAGCTCTTCAAACCTTCAAACGACTCAACGGAGTCATCACACCTTCCCAGTTTAAAGAAGTTGCCATCCTCCTTGAGAATTATGCCTTTGAAGATGCCCTTCAAGCTCTCGAAGGATTTGAACCGGCGCCCGACACACTCGAGTGAACAGTTGCAACGCTCACGAGAATAAGTGATCTACATCGATTTGGAACAAACGCGAAATCGACCTAGACCTTCACCTTGACCTAAAGATAAATATCAGACATTAACTAAGCATCGATAATCAATACAGTGTGATTCATTTCCTACCCTTGTCTCTTAAGTGGTGCACCAGATAAGAACAGTTGATATCTCGCTGATCATACCCGCGTTCCGTTTTTGTAAGGCCAACGGAATTGCAACCGAACGTGTATTGCACCTATCAAAGATTCCAGAGGCAATGTTTGAAGTTGGCGGACGGATTTCGCGACACCAAGTGTATCGTTTCTATTCAGAAATAGCACGACAGGATGAATCCGGGGAGTTCGCTGCACACATGGACGAATTAGTTGATTACAACGGCGACTTCATCGCAATGGGCTTATATTCTTGTATCAACTTAAAGCACGCGATTACACGCATGCAGCAACAACTCCCGCTAGTCATTGATAGCTCGCATATTGAGATATGCACGAGTCGAGACGAGCCCGTTTGCTTGCGTTACAAAAGTGCACATGGATGGGATAATGAAGAACGGGTAGTCCAGCAAACAATCATTGGCTTCCTAATCGCACTGGTTCGTATCGTTACCAGTGATGAATGGCTCCCTAAAGCGATATGCATTCCTAAAAAAACAGACTCAACACAAAGCCTATTTAAGTTAGCCCAAAAACATGAGATCAAGGCAGTGCATTATAAAACAGATATCGTGGGAATCTATATTGATGCCCCTAGCCTATTCCGAAAATTAATACGTCCTCCACATAAAGACGACAAGTCGATGCCAGAAGCTCACCACAATCTGTCACTCGGTTTTATTGATGCAATCAAGGGATTGGTGGCTAGCCATTTAGAGGCTGGGCACTTACTGACATATCATGACATCGCAGATATATGCGGACTATCGGAAAGAACTTTCCAGAGAGACCTAAAGGAGAAAGGCTATAATTATCGCATGCTAGTTAATGAAATTCGCCACCATCTAGCCTGCCAGCAGCTCACTCAGACCAATGCCACTGTCGAATGTATTGCAATTGACCTTGGGTATTCATGCCACAACCCGTTTGTAAGAGCCTTTAAGGCTATTGAAGGGGTGACGCCGTCTGATTATCGCACCCAGATCCAGAGATAGTCCTACAGACTGGCGATTACTGTTACATAGCAAAGCTTGTAACACTAACGTCATAAGGAAAGGATTCATCATCAACAACCAACACAACTGGAAACTGCTATAATTTAGATGGAAACACTCAAAAAAAGCGACAGATCGAAGCACCAGTTTTGTATTCATTGCAGAAAGAACCTGAAATGCATGATCACTGCTGTGATCGTAAAAAGTGAAGGGAATACTTTTTGTAGCAACACCTGCCGAGATGAATATGCATATGAGCTGAAGATGAAATTAAAATCACAAGTAAGCTCATTCTAATGAGTGCCGAAATGTGGTGATATACTGCCGCGCATCAAGAATTGTAATTCCCAATGGTTCAAAAATCTTCGCAGGGGTCGTGCTTGCGCGAACCGCGAAGGCACGAGGCGTTACAAAAATCCATAACCTTCAGGCCTTTTCGCGGTCTTCGCAAAGCAAAGCCCCTACCTTAGACAGAGAAACAATAGTGAAGGCACTTTTCACAAATTATGATGCGTGTGAGTATCGCCGAGACAACTCAGCAGCATCCCCCTCCATCCCTAGGGCGTGAGACAATTGACACGCCGAAGATCAGCCCCGCGAGCAGTAGCACGACCATCAAATTGCCACCACTTCGACGACTCGCTGTGCGTTCGCCGCGGAGCTCTATAATCAGATCCGCCTGATCGTTAATCTGCAATGAGCGTGTAAATGTCGCTACGTTCCCTTGTTGCGGCAACACGGTCTGAATCGAGAGCGGGCTCACCGGAACGGCTTGCTGTTGATCGATCAAACGCGCAGCTAGAAGCCGCAGTGTGTTGTTCTCTTCTTCTGAATTTCCGCGTAAGACATCCTTCACCATTTTGTCGGTGTAGTTCATCAGCTGCGACTCATCGATCGCGATCTGCTCATTGGCCTGCACGACTCCACGATTGTCATTCATAAAGACATTACGTCGATTCGCCAAAGCGACCAACGCCTGCTCTTCGCGCACATTTTTCAACTGCACGCGGGCATCCTCATTCAACGCATCATCAAACTGAGAGAGATTGTAGGCACTGGAAAATGCCTGACGCGCTTCCTGCTGCTTGCCCAGTTCTCGCAAATTATTCGCCGTCGTCAAATAGCCCTCCGCCTTCCGCTTCTGCACCATACGATTCTGCTGTTCTGATTGCATATAGCTGGAGAGATCAGTCACCCGCGCACGGCGCACGTCCACTTGAGCCTGTGTCATATTGCCTTCCCACTCCTCGACAGTCCATGTCTCGGGATAGAAGAGCGACCATGAGATATTTTCTAGAGGCAAGTCCAACTGCGGCCCGCGCAAGCTCGCCCGTAGATCGCGGCGGTCTTCGATCACGGATTGCGTGGAATAGAAAAATTCAACACTCACATCCGCCCCAGCCACTGAGTTCGCCTCCAATTGCAGCAAGATATCGCTGCCCTCGCGCCATGGCCATGCACTTTGCTGATTCACAAATCCAAACCAAAATTCACTTTCGGGTGGCAAAGAAATCCGCAGCATACGTTTGTCACCTGGATCTAATTGCAACGCTACTTTGGTCAACATCGCGCCTTTTCCGGAAAGCACCGAGGTCAGTTTCACGTCGCGCACTTGTGCCGGCACGAGCTCCACGACTTCATGACGCTTCACATCTAGCAATAGACTGACATCGGGACGTAACAAACGATACACATGCGAGGCTTCGTCCACTTTCAAGTCGCCTCGCAGCTTGGCCGCAATCATTTGTGCTTCGGCTTTCTGCAAGGCATCGCCCTGCATCTGTGGCACCAGCTGAAGTCGCCCACGTGGCAATAAAGTGAGATACCCCGACTGCTGATTCACTTCCATTGCCTCAACGGCTTGCACAGTTAATTGATCGGGCTGATCCGGTGTTGGAATCTGATACGAGAGTTCAACGACGAAGGCACCCACCATTTTTTGATTCAACTTCACCGTCCATTCGCTAGGCACATCCTCTTGATGATCCGCCACCGCATCGCCGGAGAACTGCACACCCAGCGCACCTTCAGGCAGACGGAAACGCTGCTCACGAATCCCTGCATTTTCTACGAGGAAATTAAAGCGCGCCTTCACATCGACCATCCCACTACGAATCGCCACTGACTGCACACGCTCGACTTCGACCCACGGATCGACGCGTTCCACATCAAATACGAGCTGTGCATTCTCATTGAGAATCCGGAAAAGCATCATCTTCTGACGCGACATGCCCGCTGCTGCGGGATCCATTTGAATCGCCGCCACACGCTCAGTCGGATTGAGACGATACCCAAGCTCCGGCACGAGCGCTAGGGTGCCACTGTGTCGCCCCGCTCCTTCAAGCTGTAAAATGCTCGGCGTAAACGAAGCTTGGTCACCGAGCCCCGGCCCAGACAGCCCCACATTTAGAACGACCGCACCTTGCGTCTTGCCCTTCAAGTGGAGTTGCAACGAGCGCGCACCATCCGCGCCAGTCGACTCATTCCAATGGCTCAATTGTTGCCCAGAGACGGACTCCACATCGTAATCCGCAGGCAGGGGCAGGCTCAGCTTAAACACACCCGCACGATTGATCTGCGCCTGTAGTTCAGCGCGTAGTAAAATACGATCTTCGCCCAGCGACAGCGTCTGCTGTGAGGTAACACGCACATCTGGCAGCACGGCTAAAGCTTGCACATCAAGCGAGCCCGACTCCGCACTCCAGCGATACGCCCGACGCACCACAGGCACGCGCCCGAGATGTGCGAGCTGCTGCGCATACGCTGCAGGAAAATCTTCTAGGTTCAAAGTCGTCGCACCCTGAGGATCCACCTCCCCCACCTGCACCTCTTCGTCGGTGGCTAAAGCCACTAAACCCAACTGACTCGCCGCACCGATCACACGTGGCGATTCCACCACCCGTCGATACGGCAGCTCTCCAGATGCATATTGCGAAAAGACTGCCACCTCAAACTCCGACAGTTGCACCGGTTGAAAATACAACATCAACTCACGCGCATCCGGATCAAACTGCCAATTTACCATATGCTTCGCTTGCACCGCAGTGATCGTCATCTCCTCAGGAACCTTCAGCTTCAAACTATCCAACTGCCCCTGCGCTAAACGCACGCGATAACGGTGATAGCCACTCATCAACCCAGACAGCGGCGTAAATAGATCATAACTCTCCGCATGATAGACCGCAGCCTCTTGACTGCTATCGCGACGCTCTGGCTGCCATGCGAGCGACACTTCGCTAGCGGGTTTAAAGACCACCTTAAATTGCATTGCACCCTTGGGAGCTTTGATCGATTGCACCGTGACCGCTTGTTCCGACTCCAAAGTCACATTTGTATTCGGCAACTGAATACTGGCCTGATTACTCAAGACTAGACCAGTTGGCAGTTGCACCTTCGACTGACCATCCTCCTGCAACACCACTGGCACGCGATATCGATAACTAAGCGTATAGCTACCCTCCGTCTCGGCTTCGAGTTGATAGTTCACCTGTGACGACACATTCACCTTACTCAAGCGCAGCCCCTTCGGCAATTTGGACATTTCTAGCAATGTCGCAGGCGCGCGTAGAAATATATAGCGCTCGCCCGCTGCTGCCACCCAGGTCAAGTCCGCAGCGACATGCGCAATGTCATCCTGCACTTCAATCGACTGCGTCAACTCTTGCGCCACCGCAGGTTCCGGCAACTGGAGCGTGCGTGCCTCCAAGTGCGAACTAGGAGTAAAGGCCAAGCATCCCAAAGCGAGCAACACAGACGCCTGCACGACGCCGCCGAACAAATACTTCGCACAGAAAGGCCGCATCACATGCACCACGAAAAACAGAATGAGGCAGGCAATAAATAACTCCGCTCCAGCAAATCCACTCAGTGCTCCGAGAAAGACGCACAACCACCCAGCCGACAATAGCAACTGACGGCGCTTATCTGTCATCATAGCGTAGCACCATAGCGCGACCCCGATCACCGCAGGCCACAGTGCGATCACTCCGACCTGCGTCTCATCGTAAGAGCGATTCTCAACCTCAAGGCTCAAAGGCTGCGAGGACAACTCGATCGGCGTGCGCAAAGTAATCGAATTCTGCAACCCACTCGAATGCGGACTATTATTACTTAAGACCATGCCTAAGAAAACTAGCGCCAGCAAACTACCAACCAATAGAAAGATTTTAAACAATCGCGAAAACAGCCCATGCTGCCCTGAACCACACACGAATAAACGCGCGGCAAAGATGCCAATCGAGCCACTCAGCAAGAGCAGCAGCAATGCCACGCGTTGATGACGTCGCTCGCCGGCCAAAACACCGCGCAACCAACTAAAGCCATCCGTTGCAGGGCTCAATTGTGCCGAGCTAATATCTCCCCCCTGATAGCGTAAGCCATAGCCCGGGTCCGAATCCAACTGCCAGTTCACAATCAGCGAAGGTGCGAACAATGCCGGCGCTGTGATCACGAGCTTCTCAGCATTGTCTGCCTTCGATGCGAGTTCCAATTTCACTGGCACTGCACGGTTCGGATCTTGCCCAGCAGGCAATGGCAGCAAGATGCCGTCCGCCACCGAGATCGGGCTCACTTTCTCACCCGCAACTAAAGCCGACCAAATACGATGCCCCTCGGGCACCTGCATACGAAAATGTGTCTGCCCCTTGCTCTTGAGCATCAAATCGACCGCAGTGAGGATTTCACCATCGCGCGAAATCTGTGTCTTTAATTCAGCGAAATCGATCACTTGATCCATACCAGCCGCTTGTGCGAACGACTTCAGCTCAAGCTCCACTTGCATCGGCCGCGCCGTGTATTGAAACGCCGCCAGCACTTTGGAATCATACAGCAAACGAAACTCGGAAGGAATTTCGTTCGGCTCCAAGCGCAGCAGCCCAGCACTCGACTCCACCGCATTCAACGCAAAGGGGAAGTTACTCACCACCACTACATAGCCCTGCTCGGACGCGACGCCCTGCGGAGCGACTCCCGCAAAGGCAACACGCTCACCCTGTGATTCGAACTGCGACTCATACGTCGCCAGCAAAGTATATGCACCGGACGCCGGCGTGTGTAGTTCAACTACATACAGCCCTTCACCCAACGGCGACCAGCCGCGCACATCACGCCCAACGAAATCTAAATTCTGCATCGACTCCGGAACTTGTATTTTAAATTCCGATACAGGTGCTCCGGATATAATAAAGTTCATCACCGAACTCCCATAGATGCGCCCCTCACCCACCGAATACAAATGCAAGGCATCGGCTTGAATCGCTTGCGGCAGTTGCTCGACTTCTAAAGTCGCAGCCCAATCGACCTCGCGCAGACGTAGCGCGACTTGCAAATTCGCCACGGTCTTCGGAAAGAAATTCGGCGCCTGCTCACTTAAACCTTCGATGCTCTGCACACTGGCACGCAAGCCAGGATCCACCGACACGCCCACGTGGCCGCGCACATTTTTAACGTCCTGGGCCTGAAAGCTCGGTAAGGCCCAGGAACCCGCTGTCAGTTTGCGATTATCCTCCAACTCTAATTCAATCACTTGACGCCCCGAGATCGGCT of Lentimonas sp. CC4 contains these proteins:
- a CDS encoding helix-turn-helix domain-containing protein — encoded protein: MHQIRTVDISLIIPAFRFCKANGIATERVLHLSKIPEAMFEVGGRISRHQVYRFYSEIARQDESGEFAAHMDELVDYNGDFIAMGLYSCINLKHAITRMQQQLPLVIDSSHIEICTSRDEPVCLRYKSAHGWDNEERVVQQTIIGFLIALVRIVTSDEWLPKAICIPKKTDSTQSLFKLAQKHEIKAVHYKTDIVGIYIDAPSLFRKLIRPPHKDDKSMPEAHHNLSLGFIDAIKGLVASHLEAGHLLTYHDIADICGLSERTFQRDLKEKGYNYRMLVNEIRHHLACQQLTQTNATVECIAIDLGYSCHNPFVRAFKAIEGVTPSDYRTQIQR